Proteins from a genomic interval of Streptomyces fodineus:
- a CDS encoding ABC transporter permease, producing MSAATDERILQTSPLKKLLSRPELGSVVGALAVFVFFACAADGFLRAASLSTVLYASSTIGIMAVPVALLMIGGEFDLSAGVLVTSSALISSMFSYQMTANTWVGVGVSLLATLAVGAFNGFMLTRTRLPSFIVTLGTFLMLTGMNLGFTKLIDGTVSTKTIGDMEGFPSARALFASTLTVGGVDFKVTILWWLGLVALASWILLRTRAGNWIFAVGGNEDAARAVGVPVAKTKIGLYMGVAFGAWISGQHLLFSFDAVQSGEGVGNELIYIIAAVIGGCLITGGYGSAIGSAVGALLFGMTSKGIVFAEWNPDWFKFFLGAMLLLATLLNAWVKKRAEANK from the coding sequence ATGAGCGCGGCCACTGATGAAAGGATTCTGCAGACCTCTCCGCTGAAGAAGCTGCTCTCCCGCCCCGAACTGGGCTCGGTCGTCGGCGCGCTCGCCGTCTTCGTCTTCTTCGCCTGCGCCGCCGACGGGTTCCTGCGCGCCGCCAGCCTCAGCACGGTCCTGTACGCCTCCTCGACCATCGGCATCATGGCCGTACCGGTGGCCCTGCTGATGATCGGCGGCGAGTTCGACCTCTCGGCGGGCGTCCTGGTCACGTCCTCCGCGCTGATCTCGTCGATGTTCAGCTACCAGATGACCGCCAACACCTGGGTCGGCGTAGGCGTCTCGCTCCTGGCCACCCTGGCCGTCGGCGCGTTCAACGGCTTCATGCTCACCCGCACCAGGCTGCCCAGCTTCATCGTCACGCTCGGCACCTTCCTGATGCTCACCGGCATGAACCTGGGCTTCACCAAGCTGATCGACGGCACCGTGTCGACGAAGACCATCGGGGACATGGAGGGCTTCCCCTCCGCCCGCGCCCTCTTCGCCTCGACGCTCACCGTCGGCGGCGTCGACTTCAAGGTCACGATCCTGTGGTGGCTGGGCCTGGTCGCCCTCGCCTCCTGGATCCTGCTGCGCACCCGCGCGGGCAACTGGATCTTCGCCGTCGGCGGCAACGAGGACGCGGCCCGCGCGGTCGGCGTCCCGGTGGCCAAGACCAAGATCGGCCTCTATATGGGCGTGGCGTTCGGCGCCTGGATCTCCGGCCAGCACCTGCTCTTCTCCTTCGACGCCGTCCAGTCCGGCGAGGGCGTCGGCAACGAGCTGATCTACATCATCGCGGCCGTCATCGGCGGCTGCCTGATCACCGGCGGCTACGGCAGCGCGATCGGCTCCGCCGTGGGCGCCCTCCTCTTCGGCATGACGAGCAAGGGCATCGTCTTCGCCGAATGGAATCCCGACTGGTTCAAGTTCTTCCTCGGAGCGATGCTGCTCCTCGCGACCCTGCTCAACGCCTGGGTCAAGAAGCGCGCGGAGGCCAACAAGTGA
- a CDS encoding Gfo/Idh/MocA family oxidoreductase: MRIGVIGTGRIGTLHARTLSRHREVGSLILTDVDPARAQGLAHRLGETVAPGVDEIFKWGVDAVVITTATSAHAELIGRAARSGLPVFCEKPIALDLPGTLQALAEVETAGTILQMGFQRRFDAGYAGAREAVRSGRLGRLHTVRAMTCDQSPPPAGWLPLSGGLFRDTLIHDFDVLRWVTGREVADVYATGSDAGPAMFREAGDVGTGAALLTLDDGTLATATATRLNGAGYDVRMELAGERDTVVVGLDDRTPLASTEPTGPPPADKPWPGFLERFGPAYEAELNAFVDVIRGERPNPCDGHEALQALRVAEACERSRREHRPVPLAEIPNATRASYG; this comes from the coding sequence ATGCGCATCGGGGTCATCGGTACGGGCCGCATCGGCACCCTTCACGCGAGAACGCTCAGCCGTCACCGCGAGGTCGGATCGCTGATCCTGACGGACGTGGATCCGGCGCGGGCGCAGGGGCTGGCACACCGGCTGGGCGAGACGGTGGCACCGGGGGTGGACGAGATCTTCAAGTGGGGCGTGGACGCGGTGGTGATCACCACGGCGACATCGGCCCACGCCGAACTGATCGGCCGGGCGGCGCGCTCGGGCCTGCCGGTCTTCTGCGAGAAGCCGATCGCGCTCGACCTGCCGGGCACGCTGCAGGCGCTCGCCGAGGTGGAGACGGCGGGAACCATCCTGCAGATGGGGTTCCAGCGGCGCTTCGACGCGGGATACGCCGGTGCCCGCGAGGCCGTCCGCTCGGGACGGCTCGGCCGGCTGCACACCGTCCGCGCGATGACCTGCGACCAGTCCCCTCCCCCGGCCGGCTGGCTGCCGCTGTCCGGCGGGCTGTTCCGGGACACGCTGATCCACGACTTCGACGTGCTGCGCTGGGTGACGGGACGTGAGGTGGCCGATGTGTACGCCACCGGGTCCGACGCCGGGCCCGCGATGTTCCGCGAGGCCGGTGACGTCGGCACGGGCGCGGCACTGCTCACGCTGGACGACGGCACGCTCGCCACGGCCACGGCGACCCGGCTGAACGGCGCCGGGTACGACGTGCGCATGGAGCTGGCCGGGGAGCGGGACACGGTCGTGGTGGGCCTGGACGACCGTACGCCGCTCGCGTCCACCGAGCCGACCGGGCCACCGCCCGCGGACAAGCCGTGGCCCGGCTTCCTGGAGCGGTTCGGGCCCGCGTACGAGGCCGAGCTGAACGCCTTCGTGGACGTGATCCGCGGCGAGCGCCCCAACCCGTGCGACGGCCACGAGGCCCTGCAGGCCCTCCGCGTGGCCGAGGCCTGCGAACGCTCCCGCCGCGAGCACCGGCCGGTCCCGCTCGCCGAGATCCCCAACGCAACGCGGGCCTCGTACGGCTGA
- a CDS encoding sugar ABC transporter substrate-binding protein, with the protein MARFRTWAVIAVTGALSLSLGACSSTGGKRAEDARKAAAAQGRAAVNTPRWTLAMITHSGDGDTFWDIVQSGAKQAAVKDNINFLYSHDDQAQQQAQLVDAAVDKKVDGIIVTLAKPDAMKAAVARAEKAGIPVITVNSGSEESKAFGALTHIGQDETIAGEAVGDELTKRGRKKALCVLHEQGNVGHEQRCDGVAKTFHGTLQKLYVNGTDMPDVQSAIEAKLQADSSIDSVVTLGAPYADTAVKAKADAGSKAEIDTFDLNAQVAAELKNGTLGFAVDQQPYLQGYEAVDLLWAYKYNGDVLGGGKPVLTGPQIITKDQAAALAEYTERGTR; encoded by the coding sequence GTGGCACGGTTTCGGACTTGGGCGGTCATCGCGGTGACAGGGGCACTTTCGCTGTCCCTGGGGGCGTGCAGCAGCACCGGAGGCAAGCGGGCCGAGGACGCCCGCAAGGCCGCCGCGGCCCAGGGGAGGGCGGCGGTGAACACCCCGCGCTGGACCTTGGCGATGATCACCCACTCGGGAGACGGCGACACCTTCTGGGACATCGTGCAGAGCGGCGCCAAGCAGGCCGCCGTCAAGGACAACATCAACTTCCTGTACTCGCACGACGACCAGGCCCAGCAGCAGGCGCAGCTCGTGGACGCGGCCGTGGACAAGAAGGTCGACGGCATCATCGTCACCCTCGCCAAGCCCGACGCCATGAAGGCCGCCGTGGCCCGTGCCGAGAAGGCCGGCATCCCGGTCATCACGGTGAACTCCGGCTCCGAGGAGTCCAAGGCCTTCGGCGCCCTCACCCACATCGGCCAGGACGAGACCATCGCGGGCGAGGCCGTCGGCGACGAACTGACCAAGCGCGGCCGGAAGAAGGCCCTGTGCGTGCTGCACGAGCAGGGCAACGTCGGCCATGAGCAGCGCTGCGACGGCGTCGCCAAGACCTTCCACGGCACCCTGCAGAAGCTCTACGTCAACGGCACCGACATGCCCGACGTCCAGTCCGCCATCGAGGCCAAGCTCCAGGCCGACAGCTCGATCGACTCCGTCGTCACCCTCGGCGCGCCCTACGCCGACACCGCAGTGAAGGCCAAGGCGGACGCGGGCAGCAAGGCCGAGATCGACACCTTCGACCTCAACGCCCAGGTCGCCGCCGAGCTGAAGAACGGCACCCTCGGCTTCGCCGTGGACCAGCAGCCGTACCTCCAGGGCTACGAGGCGGTCGACCTGCTGTGGGCCTACAAGTACAACGGCGACGTCCTCGGCGGCGGCAAGCCGGTCCTCACCGGCCCGCAGATCATCACCAAGGACCAGGCCGCCGCGCTGGCCGAGTACACCGAGCGGGGCACCCGATGA
- a CDS encoding GntR family transcriptional regulator: MSLDLRVDRNSPVPLYFQLSQQLEAAIEHGTLTPGSLLGNEIELAARLGLSRPTVRQAIQSLVDKGLLVRRRGVGTQVVHSQVKRPLELSSLYDDLEAAGQRPATKVLVNTVVPASAEVAAALGVPEGSDVHRVERLRLAHGEPMAYLVNHLPPGLLDLDTGQLEATGLYRLMRSAGITLHSARQSIGARGATAAEAERLGETEGAPLLTMQRTTFDDTGRAVEFGDHTYRPTRYSFEFQLLVRP, encoded by the coding sequence GTGTCGCTCGACCTCCGCGTGGACCGTAACTCCCCGGTGCCGTTGTACTTCCAGCTCTCCCAGCAGCTGGAGGCCGCCATCGAGCACGGCACCCTCACCCCGGGCAGCCTGCTGGGCAACGAGATCGAGCTGGCCGCGCGGCTCGGTCTGTCCCGGCCGACCGTCCGCCAGGCCATCCAGTCCCTGGTCGACAAGGGGCTCCTCGTGCGCCGCCGCGGCGTCGGCACCCAGGTGGTGCACAGCCAGGTCAAGCGCCCGCTGGAGCTGAGCAGCCTCTACGACGACCTGGAGGCGGCCGGTCAGCGCCCCGCGACCAAGGTCCTGGTCAACACCGTCGTACCGGCCTCCGCCGAGGTCGCCGCCGCGCTCGGCGTCCCCGAGGGCAGCGACGTGCACCGCGTCGAGCGGCTGCGCCTCGCGCACGGCGAGCCGATGGCGTACCTCGTCAACCACCTCCCGCCCGGTCTGCTCGACCTGGACACCGGCCAGCTGGAGGCCACCGGCCTGTACCGGCTGATGCGCTCGGCCGGGATCACCCTGCACAGCGCCCGCCAGTCCATCGGCGCCCGGGGCGCCACGGCCGCCGAGGCCGAGCGGCTCGGCGAGACCGAGGGCGCCCCGCTGCTGACCATGCAGCGCACCACGTTCGACGACACCGGCCGCGCGGTCGAGTTCGGCGACCACACCTACCGGCCGACGCGCTACTCCTTCGAGTTCCAGCTGCTGGTCCGGCCCTGA